agttattttgtatttttcaaatcTTGTCCTTCGCGGGAAAAATATTTCTTTCGACGTTTCTGCTCTTTTTCGCTTCCGTCTTAATTATTTCCGGGTGCACTAGAAGGCAGCATCCCTTTACCAACGTGGAAGGTTGGATGTCGTGCGCCCTCTGTTGGATAATGTGATACATTTCAAAATAGGAACGAGTgttatacagttgtgctcataagtttacataccctggcagaatttgtgattttttggggccatttttcagagaatatgaatgataagagaaaaacttgtttttcactcatggttagtggtttgGTGAAGctatttattgtcaaacaactgtgtttactctttttatatcataatggcaacagaaactacccaaatgaccctgatcaaaagtttacataccctggtgattttggcctgataacatgcacacaagttgacacaaattttacccaaccactaaccatgggtgaaagaaaagtttttgtgtcattcatattctctggaAAATggccaagaaatcataaattctgccagggtatgtaaacttatgagcacaactataTCTCTATGCAATGGAAAAATCACCAGTGCAGGGAGAAATAGTatgtaaaaatgtcaaagttaTTCCACCCACAATTCTCTAAGATGCTGTGctactaaaaaaaaacagtgttctctgtttttatttatttatttatttaacctttatttaaccaggtaagttaACTGAGAACCAATTCCCAATTCTCAcacgacctgggcgagaagggaacacaggtggcatgacaataaataaaagacaaaacaaaaaacagagaggacatacagagagacttagagacagaacaatacaatacaaacatatgacagcagtgaacaacttaaaagcaatttaaaagcaagtgcagtgatgttgagttatggtgTGTAaaaagtttttgaaagtggcgagtgggacgagagaggtcagctttagggattgttgcaggtgattccagtcatttgcagcagaatactggaaggaggtgcgaccaaaggaggtccgggctttgggtgtgatgaatttgatgaggctacttgagcgcaggctacggtttgtgctgtgaagtttgattagtgactgcaGATATAAtggggttttaccagtgagggatttgtaaatgaatagaaaccagtgtgtttgtctgcaagagtggagtgagggccagttcagctgagagtacaggtgacagtggtgagtggtgaatggggctccagtggcaaaacggatagcagcgtggtaaatgacatccagtttgtgaaggagagtgttggaagCAGACCTGTAGGCTATGTCACCGTAATCAAGAATTTTGCAGCTATCAAGTGGATAATACATTATGTTATGATATATATATCATACAGAAGGTACACTATCAATGAAAAGCatacactttttctttttgtatgggCACTTTAATTCCATTTGGCATTACAAGTATAAACAAGACAATGAAAAACCAATAATTTAACAGAACTGTGTAGAAAATGTGTGACCAAATTGAGGAAAACATATTAATGAAAACTGTGCTTGAAGACAAACAAGTTTAGACTAAGGCTCTCtaaagtgcatttttaaaacacatcttaACTATTGAACTACATCTGCATTATTTAGGTagatgttttaaattaaaatgtattagttCTACAAACTTAATTTATTAAAGAAATAAGAGCACATTGAAATgagtgatagtgatgatagtTCTGCAGCCTGAGTCTGATGTTGTTCCACTGATTAAAAGCTCTGCAGGGTTTTACTGAAACTCTTGGATGTTTATGCTGTGATCACAGCTGATTGGAAATCCAGACATCAAGATGCTTCAAACACAGTAcacccaaacacaaacacacacccgcaCACACTGCTAATAGTAAGTTAACATATCAAATGGCTTTTGTTTGGTACCTTAGTtgatcacaacacacacacacacacatacacacacataatcacTTTTTGTGTTCTCTGTAAAACCAATTAAGCAGAAGTTATCATTTTTCATGAACCATCTGTGTGTTACTTTAAGTGATGACATGTAACATCCACCAGAAAATTTCACATGTAAATAGAAGTTTTATTTAAACAGtgctttgatttaaagatatttttggTGCTGCTGTTACTTATCAGCCCACAGCAGATTTCTACATGTGCACACTAGCTTTTCTGGTGTTTATAAGTAAGAACAGCATGCACAGAGATGCATTATCATGCTTTAAAATACCTGGCTACctacagtgttttatttcagaGTGAACAGGCAAAATGTGAGGACTTTTAAGAGCATTGAACAGGAAGCTGCAGTTACTGGAACTAGAGATTGATTTCCTTTGTTGTTCAGGTGACTAAGCTACTTGTTTACCTTACTATCAGTCTCGTGTAACACAGTGTTGAACCAGGGACAAGTGCAACAGCATAATCTTTCAGTTCTACCACAATCTCACGACACATCAAAAGTCAATCATATGTACAGTTCAAaaagttagatttaaaaaaaatggtgtcATTAAGATGGAACTTGAGGAAGGTAATGAGTGTCTCCTTTAAAGCACCAATCAGCATCAGTCATCTGTGAATGTCAGAGATCCTCTTGTTTCATTCACACCACAAAGAACTCTCTCTTGTGTTTTGTTCAGTGTcagatgcacagacacacacgtggAGAACAAACAGATGGCACAACGATAACAAGGAAGAATGAGTGAGTGGATGAGTGGAAATCTGCCCGTCCCCCAACACTGAAGAGTCTATGTGAGTAAATATATACACTGTACactgagagggagggaggagggggaggagggggggggggggggggggggggggggctactGTAGGTAGCGGTAGACTTTGAAGCAGTGGTTGCCAGaatctgcaacaacaacatgtcCGTCTGAGGTGAGAGCCAGACCCTGCGGGCCATATAGCGGGTCTGCTGAGGTGTTGATGTAGGACAGGAAGGATCCGCTGCCGTCAAACACCTGAAGGGGAAAGAAATATAAAGgcagtgttgtgtttgtattaaTGTTTGGGAGAAATGCTGGAGACGCTTCATGTCCTGCATCAGTCACACTTTATAGAAATGACAGTGTTTGCAAATATTGTGACTTAATCACTGAGATAAGCATGACAAGGCCCTGTGAAGGTCCTCTGTGCTTCAAGTGTAAAGATTGTATCCTGACTgagggtgaacatttcaaaagagaatgttaaaaatattgAATGCACTGGGGTATTCAGAGAAATTGTAACAACTAGGGGCAGTATTTTGAATAGCAAGTCAAATACAGACATTGGATTTCTGGGCCGCCGGTTTAGCTCAGAAATGAAATCCTGACGTACAGAGGCTGTCGTCCTCAGAGGGGACGGTCCAGGTTTAATTCTAGATCAGTAGCTcattgctgcatgtcattccccactttCTCTACCCAGTTACTTTTCTGCTCACACCAAACTTCACAATCCTTATGATCGCAGTACATaagactgcacacacaaactATAACACAATTCCTAAACTGTAATTTGCATCATTTAAGCATTATTATCCGTCAAATAAAGTGTTTTGAGAACCGGTTTAAAGTTAGTACAGTacaactttaaattaaattctaTTAAAAAAGTGACAGGATGATCGAttagaagtaaaaagtcaaatttgttcaccaggaattaaaaaaaacctgtatgTTTAGTGGGGCACAAAGGTCCcccagtccttgttgcagcagttgTAGGTTAGATTCagggcctctaccatttgctgcaagtcttcccccCACTCTATGATCCCCACAattcctctctcctcaggtgtcctatccattaaaggggaaaatgccccaaaatataaaacatttaattaaatatttttttaaaaatagtatgtttagtgaaaatagaaaatctttaaaaaaaagtctaggACTCTGAACTGTAATATTTAAGTATGTAAATATCACTTGTCCAATGTGATAGTTACATTTCCATTTGACAGATGTTTTAGTCTAAAGCAAACATCATAAATATATGAGCCAAAGGATTGCAATTCACCTGATTAAATATGTTGCATGCTAAAAAACCCATGACATTTATTCAGCAACGGCCAATTTTGAGCCATAAACCCAAACTGAAACCAGCAGGGTGTTAAAGTCTGCTTTATATTAGACCTGTTGTACTGACCTGTATCCTGCTGTTTCCCCAGTCTGCCACTATGATGTTCCCATTAACGTCCACAGCCACTCCTGTTGGGGCGTTGAACTGCCCGTTCCCCTCACCGTTAGAACCAAACTTCAGCAGAAACTCTCCCTCTGTGTTGAACACCTACAGTTTCAGAGATTTGAGGAGATGATAacatggaaacaaaacaatgaaatcaCTCAACTTCTCTGACCcaacagagtaaacaaacagagTAAACAAAACTGCAAAGActcaacaataaacaatttaaaaaaattagacATTTCTAGACGTCTATCATCCTCGCCACCTTTTGCAACACCAATCATAATCTTTAAAGTTTTGTACTCTAGTAAAACACTTTCTCTGCTCAGGCGCTGCACTCACCTTGACTGAGTGGTTGTGGAAATCAGTCACGATgatttcattgttgttgttgacggCAGCAAAGTGAGGGCCTGAATAAAGAACAGAGATAACAAGGCTAAGATTTGTGCTGTTGTACTCTATCTTAAAACAACAGCTTTatgaagtatgttttaagaGGGCATGCAGGATTACACAGAAACCACAGCATGTAACAGcattgaataaaacatgattaaaGTGAAATAGTCCCACTTTAATATGTGGTGCGACATGCTGTTTATAGGCGCAGTGAGGCTAGTAGTCTAGGCGTTGGTCATTTAATCTATGGAGAATTAAATGATCATTTGATTTATCCTTCACATAACTCAGTTTAtactttgtgcttttattttgaaaatcctcaAAGGTGAAAGCATCATGAGGTTCTTTATGGTTCCTGGTTTGGCATTCGTCGTCATTCCACATGCAGGTGATCTGgttggagagagacaggctgtAGGGGGCAGTGCACATATTACCATTGAGTGTACCTGCAAACTGCCTGTCGCCGTTGCCGCGGTTACCGAACTTGGTGACCAGCTTGCCGTTGACCTGAAAGATGAAGACGCAGCAGGCCTTGTTGTCCACCACAATGACATGACCGTTTCTGTCCACTGACACGCCTTTGGGACCCATCAGCTTCCCAGAGCCGATCTTATTCTGCAGAGTAAAGATTTCAGATTTCATATCTTGAGCACATGACCACATGATGGGTAACTAAGACCACTAGTTAGAGGAGTAGATCATCCATAAACTACAGTTATGCAACTCACCTTAAACTTGCCTTCACTTGAGAAGATGCTGACCCATTTGTTGTCATAGTCAGCGATGATGATGTCGCCGTTGGGGTGAACGGCCACACCTGTCGGCCGCTGCAGCTGACCTGGAGTCCTGCCTCGGACCCCAAACCGGCTCTTGAACAGACCATCGTTTGAAAAAATCTGCAGCAAAGGTGTAGAAGGTGAACAGTGACACTTCAATGACTTATTATATGACCTCTTATAGAGTATAGTATAGTGAGAGCACAGGAAGTTACTTGTACCTGGACACACTGGTTGTTGCTGTCAGCTATCAGCACCTTTCCCAAAGAGGAGGCCGCCACTCCCTGCAGGTTTGTGAACTCCCCTTTGTTTCTACCTTTAGTACCTGGAAAACATTTAGATTAGTGGACTGATATTGTGGCTGGTTTATTTAGCGTTTTGTCAACAATCAGATATTTAACGCATGAATTTATTAAGTTGATAAATGCACCATGCTATGTGGAGCGTTCAAAGTGACAGAAAAGATACATCTTCTTTGTTACTGTTACACTACAGAAGTCCTGAAAAAAAATTTAGTTTTATTAAAATTGAGAATATTAATTTCAAACAtgttcaaatgtgtgttttaaacaaTTTTAAATAAGGCAAGAAGATGTTTTGAGCACATTAGATGAGCCATAATATATCAACTAGAAGTTAGCCTTGAGGCTAAGTGGAGAGGCACACTGTATGTTAAAACACTTCTTAAAGTGGTATAGAACAGTATAAGACCACAGACCAACGACTCCTTTAAAAAGggaccaataataataataatgcattttacttaaaaaggcgcctttcttagcactcaaggtcaccttacagggcagagttttaaaaacaatatcaaaaaCATTACTGTTTCAGTGGGCATTTCCCTAGCTTTTATTTCCCTggttttaaacagtttttatctaaccttccctgctgctttttacttgttttatttaaccacAGTGCcttttaacaagtgtctgcattttaccatctgtttttaaccctgtttttattcttactgcctTTTTAATAtgtcctgtagcactttgagatttgtccagaatgtaaagtgcatgataaatcaaatacattattattattattattattattattattattattattattattattataacacagTGGATCAATACCAAAATGAAAGCTTATTCTTTCAGAATTAAGAAAAGCATAaacgtatatatatatattttttcatttttaagaaaGGAGTCAGATCATCAAGTGAACCTTGGAACAAAAAGCTGagcagaaatgcaaaaaaaaatcttgagcAGTTGACTAATTTtatcagaaacatttaaaagcaaagaACTAGTGGTGGATTTCAGGAAAAAACACGAAGAGCACACGCATGTGCACGAGTAGACAGCCACAAGTTTCTGGGTGTAACCATGTTGTCAACCTTGACATGGAAGAAAACCAACACTATCGCTAAGAAAGcttaactattttttttttctttttaaagtgtacAGGGTCCAGCAAAGGTTTGCTAAACCTCTAtcaagcagcagaggagagcatCCTCTCCTTTGCGATAACAGTCTGGTTTGGGAATAtgtctgcagaggaggagaggcagctgAACAAAGTGGTGTGTACTGTACCAAAAACCACCAGGTGTGATATCCTTTGACAGAAATCTATAGAGACAAAACGAAATATCTTAAGATCTCACTTCCTTTTAAACTTTCTTCAAACTCACAGAAGACTAAGAGGACTACTAGATCTAGAACAGGATGTACCCCAGAGCCATCTGTCTCCTGAACACTGTAGATCTTGCACTTCAGGCCACTGTATATGTTCTAATCATGAGGCTGTGATACAGTTTTTTTATCACATGCATTTGCCTCACAAACACTGCAGTATTTATTGTTTATCCCTTGTTTATTGTATCTCTAATAACTTCATCCTTTTCAATTGATCAGGTTTGTATCTTTGGAATATATTTGGAGcgagtgtttgtgcatgtagcTCACTGAAAGTCAATTCCAATCGACTACGTTCAAATGGAAATGAAGTATTAGATTGAATTGGATTGAATAAAGGGGGAAAAAGAGAGTAGAAGCAGCCATCTTTCAGGTGATTCTAGATAAGTTAAAAAGTTGGATACCCAGCCTTTGTCTCACATAATGTCTGTTTTCTCACCGATTCTGAATATAAGGTCGTCCTCGATGGggttctctttcctcctccccgTGCTGTACATACTGGCCGGTCTCTTGATGGCCTTCTGCTTGATGTGACCACTTCCTGGAGACTTCAGCCTCTTCTTCATGCCGTCACAACTGGGCGACACGTCTATGGACTTGGTGGCCTTGATTTTAAATGGGCTTCCTTTGATGTGTTGGTCATACAGCCGCAGAGACAAATTAAAAGTCCCCTCTTTAGGAGCTGTGAATAGATACTCATAAGTCCCATTCTTGTTGTCCAGGATCTCTCCTTCACCTTTGCTGCCGTCAGGTGAGGAGATCTCAGCCCTGATGACTGCGTTTCCCATCTTGCAaagctctctgtctttgtccttTGTGGTTATGGTGATGGAAGTGGGCACACCAACCACACAGTGGCGCAGCCCCTCGCCTGTAGCCACGGTCTCAGAGGCCACCGCGTTGGTTGTCACGATAGTTCCCAGGTTGTGGATGGACTTTTTGAGTCCTTCTGTCTCCACGATGAAGTCCAGCTGGTCGTTCTCTCCGGGCTGCAGAGGAAGCTCCTGACTGGCGAGTTCGATGAGACGCTCACTCATCTGCTTCTTCACCAGCAGCACCTCGGCCTCAGTCCCATGGCTCAGTGCCTGCTCCGTGAAGTTACAGCTGCTGATGATGCCATCCTGACCGTGCAGGAGGGTGTCAAGCTGGGCCTGGAGCAcctataaacacaaacagcagagggcagcagagtcACTCTGTGAAATTGGATGTAGCCTCTTGGGTTTAAAGTAAAGCCAGTGTAAAAGTGCCTTATGACCACCAGGGGCGGTCAtcttgtagaaaaaaaatatgtctCAGTATATCAAACCAGATGGGGAAGCTATTCTAGTTTTCAGTCTATCCATTATCTCGGTGGAAGAAGATTTCCAGATCAATTCGTTTTCTAAACCCCTCAGAAGTCTCAATCTTTCTTGTAAACAGCGggatattcattttttaaacaatcttccaattaagagaaaaaaataaagcttaACAGAGTGCGCTTTAAGGTACCAACATGACAGATGTGACAATGTACATCTCTCTGGTCCTTAAACATCAAGATGGTCCTTAAACATCAAGATGGAGACAACCAGGATTCAGATTTGGATGCCTTATTAGAGGGTTCACAAACCAGCACTCTGTGCTGTGAAGGACCTTATTGTCCAAGCCTTGCTGTACGAAAACAAGCGTTTATATTCAAACAAGTACGAACTAGTAATAGAAGTGTAAACAAACCAAGCAAGGACGTAAGAGGGAAGGCAAATAAATTTGTCTGgaaactaaaaatgtattgaatcactgtttttccttttatatgatctaatgtttgtttgtatctgtaaaaggaccatgtgcaatattaacATAAATGTTGCCATCTGATGCATTGCACCAGAGTTAGCTCAAAGctcatttacatctgcagtcccctGGCAGGTCGTAGTATATTGCACAT
The Notolabrus celidotus isolate fNotCel1 chromosome 7, fNotCel1.pri, whole genome shotgun sequence DNA segment above includes these coding regions:
- the trim2a gene encoding tripartite motif-containing protein 2 is translated as MASEGSTIPSPVVRQIDKQFLICSICLDRYENPKVLPCLHTFCERCLQNYIPAHSLTLSCPVCRQTSILPEKGVAALQNNFFITNLMDVLQRAPDSCSQEAAALNTITTVAAGQLLSCPNHGGNVMEFYCPPCETAMCQECTSGEHGEHPTVPLKDVVEQHKASLQDQLDSVKKRLPEIDSALLTLSEILQQLTNQKSSIEDDIHTTFDELQKTLNVRKSVLLMELEVNYGLKQKVLQAQLDTLLHGQDGIISSCNFTEQALSHGTEAEVLLVKKQMSERLIELASQELPLQPGENDQLDFIVETEGLKKSIHNLGTIVTTNAVASETVATGEGLRHCVVGVPTSITITTKDKDRELCKMGNAVIRAEISSPDGSKGEGEILDNKNGTYEYLFTAPKEGTFNLSLRLYDQHIKGSPFKIKATKSIDVSPSCDGMKKRLKSPGSGHIKQKAIKRPASMYSTGRRKENPIEDDLIFRIGTKGRNKGEFTNLQGVAASSLGKVLIADSNNQCVQIFSNDGLFKSRFGVRGRTPGQLQRPTGVAVHPNGDIIIADYDNKWVSIFSSEGKFKNKIGSGKLMGPKGVSVDRNGHVIVVDNKACCVFIFQVNGKLVTKFGNRGNGDRQFAGPHFAAVNNNNEIIVTDFHNHSVKVFNTEGEFLLKFGSNGEGNGQFNAPTGVAVDVNGNIIVADWGNSRIQVFDGSGSFLSYINTSADPLYGPQGLALTSDGHVVVADSGNHCFKVYRYLQ